A single region of the Denticeps clupeoides chromosome 18, fDenClu1.1, whole genome shotgun sequence genome encodes:
- the rnf103 gene encoding E3 ubiquitin-protein ligase RNF103, which produces MWLKLFFLLLYFLVLFALARFFEAVVWYESGVFATQLVDPVTLSFKKLKTILECRGLGYSGLAEKRDVRELVENSGDLMQGELYSALKNEREQAGPSTTFSGEMHFYELVEDTKDGIWLVQVIAQDRDPLLSKANWGKMVQKVSQFGIRTGTFNCSSDSSYCRRRGWTKSTLIMSVPQTYASKGKVMLKEYNGRRIEAEHIFKWMTSHVASRIKTIRFSQQLVDDWYQQDKQPVKMFLFAKLVQPPAFFSALSIKFTGRIEFIFVDVRNWDNVSCLDKVGVQQVPSYVLKTPEGIYRYGNSTGEFISLYAMDTFLRSVQPEVNDLFVLSLVMVNLMAWMDLFITQGATIKRFVVLISTLGTYNSLLIISWLPILGFLQLPYLESFYEYSLKLLRYADTTALASWVRADWTFYTSHPALFLSTYLAHGLLIDYFEKKRRCGDEDQNANNLEWLSSLWDWYTSYLVHPIASFQNYPNESDWDDDPNFLLERLAVPDLWLHPLIPMDYIKNLPTWRFKCAHVEGNVWGDHDTNFQKPSRAEPSRGNADLEEPGDDAGGPSLGKTEDSWSGGEDQEAWPDDMIHCTECVVCLENFEIDCLVMGLPCGHVFHQQCIVVWLASGRHCCPVCRWPSYKKKPLRPAGGAESHKQE; this is translated from the exons ATGTGGCTGAAGCTGTTCTTCCTGCTGCTCTACTTCCTGGTGCTGTTCGCGCTGGCCCGGTTCTTCGAGGCGGTGGTGTGGTACGAGTCGGGCGTGTTCGCCACGCAGCTCGTCGACCCGGTGACGCTGAGCTTCAAGAAGCTGAAGACCATCCTGGAGTGCCGGGGCCTGGGATACTCCGGGCTGGCGGAGAAGAGGGACGTCCGGGAGCTGGTGGAGAACTCCG GAGACCTCATGCAGGGCGAGCTGTACTCGGCGCTGAAGAACGAGCGGGAGCAGGCGGGTCCCAGCACCACGTTCAGCGGGGAGATGCACTTTTATGAGCTGGTGGAGGACACCAAGGACGGCATTTGGTTGGTCCAG GTCATTGCACAAGATAGAGATCCGCTGTTAAGCAAGGCCAACTGGGGGAAGATGGTCCAGAAGGTCTCCCAGTTTGGCATTCGGACCGGCACCTTTAACTGCTCCAGTGACTCAAG TTACTGCCGTAGGCGTGGCTGGACGAAATCCACACTTATCATGTCCGTGCCACAAACGTACGCCTCCAAAGGCAAAGTCATGTTGAAGGAGTACAACGGCAGGCGCATCGAGGCCGAGCACATCTTCAAGTGGATGACGTCACACGTGGCGTCACGCATCAAGACCATCCGCTTCTCCCAGCAACTGGTGGACGACTGGTACCAGCAAGACAAGCAGCCAGTGAAGATGTTCCTCTTTGCCAAGCTCGTCCAGCCGCCGGCCTTCTTCTCAGCCCTGAGCATCAAGTTCACCGGGCGCATTGAGTTCATCTTTGTGGATGTGAGGAACTGGGACAACGTCAGCTGCCTCGACAAGGTCGGGGTGCAGCAGGTCCCCTCGTACGTCTTAAAGACTCCTGAGGGCATCTACAGGTATGGGAACAGCACGGGAGAGTTCATCTCTCTCTATGCCATGGACACGTTCCTGCGTTCTGTCCAGCCCGAGGTCAACGACCTGTTTGTCTTGAGCTTGGTCATGGTAAACCTCATGGCTTGGATGGACCTTTTCATAACACAAGGTGCCACCATCAAGCGATTTGTGGTGCTCATCAGCACACTGGGGACCTATAACTCCCTGCTCATCATCTCGTGGCTCCCCATCCTGGGGTTCCTGCAGCTGCCCTACCTGGAGAGCTTTTACGAGTACAGCCTGAAGCTGCTCCGCTATGCAGACACCACCGCCTTAGCCTCGTGGGTGAGGGCGGACTGGACCTTTTACACCTCGCACCCGGCGCTCTTCCTCAGTACCTACCTGGCCCACGGCCTCCTCATCGACTACTTCGAAAAGAAGAGGAGGTGCGGTGACGAAGATCAGAATGCCAACAACCTGGAGTGGCTTTCCAGTCTGTGGGACTGGTACACAAGCTACCTTGTCCACCCCATTGCCTCCTTTCAGAACTATCCCAACGAATCGGACTGGGACGACGACCCCAATTTCCTTCTGGAGAGGCTTGCCGTTCCAGATCTTTGGCTGCATCCACTCATCCCCATGGACTACATCAAAAACCTGCCCACCTGGAGGTTCAAATGTGCACACGTGGAGGGAAATGTCTGGGGTGACCACGACACTAATTTTCAGAAGCCGAGCCGAGCAGAACCGAGCAGAGGTAACGCTGACCTGGAAGAGCCCGGTGATGATGCAGGCGGCCCGTCACTCGGGAAGACTGAGGATTCTTGGTCCGGTGGAGAGGACCAAGAGGCCTGGCCTGACGACATGATCCACTGCacagagtgtgtggtgtgtctggAGAACTTTGAGATCGACTGCCTCGTCATGGGACTGCCGTGCGGCCACGTTTTCCACCAGCAGTGCATCGTGGTCTGGTTGGCCAGTGGGCGCCACTGTTGCCCGGTCTGCCGATGGCCATCGTACAAGAAGAAGCCACTACGACCAGCTGGAGGAGCAGAATCCCACAAGCAGGAGTAG